The following nucleotide sequence is from bacterium.
GTCACCAGGTCAACTTCGATCTCATGCTCAAGCGTCTGGCCGCGTTCAAGGAGGAAGAAAAAATCTCCTACGAACGCTGGCAGGCTGCCACAGGAGGTGAAAATGGCTGATACAAAGATTCCGCGCCAGGATATACCGAAGCAGACTCCTGAAGAGCGGCGCAAGAACTTCAACGAGGTCGCATTGGGCTACACTCAAGAGCTCGCAAAGCTCGAGGCTGAGCGCTGTATTCAGTGCAAGAAGCCGTTCTGCGTGCAGGGCTGCCCGGTTGAGATAGACATACCTGTCTTCATCAAGTTCATAAAAGATGGCGACTTTGCAGGTGCGCTCGCTAAAATCCGCGAAACCAATCTCCTACCCGGCGTATGCGGACGCGTGTGCCCGCAGGAGGAGCAGTGCGAAAAGCTCTGCATCCTCGGAAAGAAATTCGAACCCGTCGCAATAGGCCGCCTCGAGCGCTTCGTTGCGGACTGGGAGATAAGGCAGGGCAAGATGGAAATTCCGCATATCGCATCTCCAACAGGCCGCAAGGTTGCGGTCGTGGGTTCGGGTCCTGGCGGCCTTACCGTAGCGGCCGACCTAGCAAAACTCGGCCATAAAGTTACGCTTTTCGAGGCGCTGCACAAGCCGGGCGGCGTGCTGGTCTACGGCATTCCTGAGTTCCGGTTGCCGAAATCAATAGTCGCCCGCGAGTGCGAGCTACTATCAAAGATTGGCGTCGAGATAGTCACCGACTTCGTCGTAGGCCGCACATCCACGGTCGACGAACTCTTCGAGCAGGGGTTCGAAGCCTGCTACCTTGGACTCGGCGCGGGTCTTCCCTGGTTCATGAACATCCTCGGCGAGAACCTTGCAGGCGTCTACTCAGCCAATGAATATCTTACACGCATCAATCTCATGAAAGCCTATCTCTTTCCCGAGTACGACACGCCCATACGCGTAGGCGATCGTGTAGCGGTCGTTGGCGGCGGAAACGTTGCCATGGATGCTGTACGCTCCTCGATCCGAATGGGTGCAAAGGAAGCCTACATCATTTACCGCCGTTCGCGCCAGGAACTGCCCGCCCGTCTCGAGGAAATCGAAAACGCTGAGGAGGAAGGGGTCATATTCCAGTTTCTGGTGAACCCTGTCCGCTACATCGGCGACGAGACAGGCCGCGTCAGACAGATAGAACTGCTCAAGATGGAACTCGGCGAGCCGGACGCCTCAGGCAGACGCCGTCCGGTCCCTGTAGAAGGCTCCGAGTACAAGATAGACATCGATACCGTCGTTGTCGCGATAGGAAACGGTGCGAACCCCTTGGTTCCCGGAACTACGCCAGGGCTCGACACCAATAAATGGGGCAACATCATTGCCGACGAGGAGACAGGCAAGACAACAAAGAAGGCTGTATGGGCTGGCGGTGACATAGTCACCGGAGCCGCTACCGTCATCCTCGCCATGGGCGCCGGACGCAAAGCAGCCCGTTCGATGCACGAATACCTGACGACCGGAAACTGGTAACCCGTAACACTGTCCCACGCCGTTTCTGACGAAACGCCGTGGGGAACCCCAGAATCCGAAAATTGCTCTTTTTTACCGTCAGGCAAAAAAGAGCGCAGAACGAAATAGCAAGAACCGGTTACAGGAAATTCTGGTCAGTATCTTAAAATTTGGATAAGCTGAGTTCTTAAAACAGGATCTTTAGAGTCCGTTGAAATAAGGTAAATGAATACAGTCAGACAAATTGTCTTTTTCCAACTATCTTTTGTACTCCTTGCTTTATTCTCAGGATGCATGAATAATGCAGATAAGGGCGTCTTCGAATTCGAAGGTAAAAGAAGAACGTACTGGGTGTTTCAACCCGAATTGCACGACGGGGGAGGTCCCTTGCCTCTTGTTATAAACCTTCACGGGTATTCCGAGAGCGCCACTCTCGAGGCCTACCGCTCGGATATGAATGCATTTGCGGAGAAGGAGTACTTCATCGTCTGCTACCCCGAGGGCACGGGATTAAGGAAGGCCTGGAATACCAAAGGGGAGAGGGATGCCGATGACGTAGGGTTCATTTCGACCCTTATCGATACCCTTATCTTCAACTATCATATCGATACCACGCGAATCTATCTTGTAGGGTTTTCAAACGGTAGCCGGATGGCGATGATTGCCGGATCGGCGCTCTCTCGCCGTATATCCGCAATCGCCGTGGCTGGATCTTTCTTGTCAAAAAAGGAATTGGAGTCGCTCGACCCCGGAAAAGGGATCCGGCTCATCGGATTTCACGCAAGGGACGACCATGCCGCCAAATATGAATGGGACAAAAGGGACAGCGTCTTATACTCATCGGTTTACATAATTTTTTCAACTTGGGCTCAAAAATGCGGATGCAGTCCTCGTCCGGATACGGCAGCTTTCGAAGGAGACGTGCTCAAAATAAGATGGCATAACGATTCCACGGGCATTGAAGTCGTTCTGTGGGTGACACCCGAGGGTGGGCACACATGGCCCGGTGGTAAGGGGATACCCTTCCCAGGAGGTGCAAAACCTTTTCAGAAGATAAACTCAAATGAGCTCATGTGGGAATTCTTTTCCACCCCGTGAAGACATGACCCATGTTTTCACGGGGACTCCGGTTAAGAGGACGGAAACAAGAATTGAGAAGCCATCTCTTTCCGAAGGAGTATAATTACGAATGCCAGGCTCATGGGTTAAAAAACAAAGAGAGTACAACACCCGACTGAATCGCACGCTGTATTACATCGAACACAACCTGGACAGGGAACTCAGCCTCGAGGTCGTATCAAAAGTATCCGGATTCTCCTCTTTTCATTTTCATCGAATATTCAGGGCAATGATCGGCGAAACCTTAAGCGATTATGTCAAAAGATTGAGACTTGAAAGGGCGGCCATCCTGCTCGAACACAACCCCTTCCGTTCCGTTACTGAAATTGCCCTTGACTGCGGGTTCTCCTCCTCGTCCAACTTCGCGCGCGCTTTCAAGGAACGCTTCGGAGTATCAGCAACAGAGTGGAGGGAGGGCGAAAGCATAAAATTCCGCAAGATAAGAAATGAGCAAAGCAAGAAAAGAAAAGCCGATAGCAATATGCGAGAAGACCTATCTCCGAGTGCTCCCTATAATCCTCACACTAAACTCAAAATGAGAAAGGAGCACGTGATGAAGGTAGAAGTAAAACAAATGCCGGAGATTCATATTGCCTATGTGCGGTGCATGAAAGGCTACAGTGGACCCGGAATCGCGGAAGCTTGGGAGAAAGTCTGCCGCTGGGCGGGTGCACGCGGTCTCATTGGTTCTCAGACCAAGTTCATCGGAATCTCTTACGATGACCCCGACGTTACTCCTCAAGACAAGTGTCGCTACGACGCATGCGTAAGTGTTCCAAAAGGAACCGAACCCGATGGAGAAATAAATGTGACCTCCATCCCTGCGGGAAGGTACGCGGTTTCGCGCTTCGAGGGCCAACCACAGGATATCAAGCCCGCCTACGATTTCCTCTACGGCAGGTGGATGCCTGACTCCGGTTTCCAGCCAGGTGATTCTCCATGTCTCGAAATATACCTGAACGACCCCAAGACTGATCCAAAAGGAAGGCACGTATTCGAGATGTGCATACCTGTGAAACCTCTTTGATATTAACTTCGTAGAATCGGGTAATCGGGGGACCACCAGGTCCCCCTTCCTCTAGACAAGTAGCGGTCATCAAGTAAGGAATCATCGAGGCCGGTCAACACGATAATACCTAGAATCTTTCTCAAGGGATTTACTTCTGCCGTCTCTCATCACAGTACTGCACTCAAACTCGAAGCATTAAAGTAATCAAATAATAGAGTTAGATGATAGAGCTTTAAGTTGTCAAACATGAACATTAATTTCCTGAGGATAGAGCCGCTTTCCCCCTCTTGACATACCGTTTTACAAACATATACTATTTAAGTGGTTTTCAGGGTCGCGAAGGATACTGGATCCCCGCGGCTAACAAATTGGCAAAAGTTAATCAGGGAGATAGGATGTATTACTCACAAGAATATAAATCCAAACGGCCGTACCTGCTTATGGTTTTGTCCTTGTTCCTTTTACCTGTACTTGTCCGTGCTCTGCCAGGGGATTATAAGGAAAGCATGATGACTTCTGATGGAAAGCTAAGGACTTATCTTTTGCATACGCCACCAGGATACGATGGTCAAGAAGGTCTGTCCCTCGTTCTGAATCTCCATTTTTACGGAGGAACAGGCGAAGCTCAAGCTGCGGTCACAGGCATGAGCGGCAAGGCGGATGCTGAGAATTTCATAGTTGTCTACCCTGATGGACTTGGTTCGCCTGCGGGCTGGAATGATTACGACTCGCTCTTCGTCAGAGAGCTTATAGATACTGTATGCAGCCGTTATGCCGTGGACAGCACGAGAATCTACATGACCGGGTACTCAGCCGGAGCTCTCATGTCTTACTGGATGGCGTGCAAGCTTTCCGGAAGGATTGCAGCATTTGCCCCTGTCGCCGGTACGATGCTAACCTATGACTGGTCTGGTTGCTATCCAGATAAGCCTTTATCCATAATAAGCTTTAATGCCCGGGACGACCAGCTTGTTCCCTACGCCGGCGACGGAGAATACCTGAAAGGCGTCGAGAACACTATGGCCGACTGGGCCAACCGCCTTGAATGCGACATTGGTCCTGATACGTTCTACAATGAACAAGGGGCCTTAAGGCAGACATGGTCGAGGCCGGACTCGACGTGCGAGTTGGCGCTGTGGACGACCGATGAGGGCGATCATATGTGGCCTACGGATTCTTCGCCGCATAAACTCTCAGCAAACGACCTCATGTGGGAATTCTTCAAGACTCACCCGCTTACGGACTGGAAACCTGGCGTGGAAGAGGCACGGCCAGAAGTGACTGATTATCCCCTTGTGGAACTCGATCCAAATAATCCTTACTTGACTGGCAAATCGGCCGCCATCCGATTCTCACTGCCCGAGCCGGGATACGTCCGCATCGATATCTTTGACGCCTTAGGCAGGAGAGTTGCCGTTGCTCTTGAAGGTATCGTAGATAAAGGCGAACACAAGTTGAATTTCGTTTCAGAAAACATAAGAAGCGGGGTATACTTTTACAGGTTATCAACCCTGCAGGGAACTCAAACAAAAAAAATAATAGTGGTCAAATAAAGGAGGATCGAATGATTAGAGACTTGTCCTTGAGTGCAATAACAATCACCTTCATATTGATAGCTGCAGTGAATGCCTCAGGCGTGGACATAGACGGCGGATTCGAGTTCGATGAAGTCTACAGGAATTATGTGCTTCATATTCCGCCTCAGTATAACGAAGATGATTCATTACCTCTCTTGATAAACATCCACGGAGGCAACGGAACCCCCCAGCAGCAAGAGACGATGACCGGCATGAACACAAAGGCAGATTCAGAGGGATTCTTTGTCCTCTACCCCAATGGAACAATGCTTCCCGTAGGTTATTTCGGCTGGAATGCCGGCGAATGGACTCATAGCGGGGTTGACGATGTAGGATTCATCTCGGCACTGCTGGATACACTTAAGTCGAACTACAAAGTCGATACCTTGAGAATATACGCCACAGGATTCTCAATCGGCGCCATGATGTGTCACCGTCTTGCCTGCGAACTATCCGAGAGAATAGCAGCCGTGGCTCCTGTTGAGGGCGGACTTACTCTTGACGACTGGAATTCATGCGAGCCGAAGCGACTCATACCTGTAATGCACTTTCACCACCGCTACGACGCAAACGTGCCTTATTATGGCGATCCTACCAAGAAGTATGCTCCTGCAATAGATTCCGTAATGAGGCACTGGGCGCAGACTAACGGATGCAATATAGGTCCTGATACTTTTTATAACGCGGAGGGAGCATTGCGCCAGAGATGGACGAGAGCGGACGACAGCTGCGAGGTCGTTTTCTGGACTCTTGAGCAGGGAAACGGTCATACCTGGCCTGGCTCTCCAACGGGGACGCAGGAACTTTCGGCCAACGACGAGATGTGGGAGTTTTTCAAGGCGCACCCGATTCCTGTAGAAGAACCGGAACCCGGAATAACAGAACAAGTTAATCCTCATGTATATCTTGATTCACCCGCTGGCCTCATCTCCCAGGACGTTATCACCGTAAACTTCAGCCTTGACTGTCCGGGCAGGGTAGTCATAAAGCTTTACGATGTTTCCGGCAGAGCTCTTCCAACCTTGCTCGACGGAACTCTCGACGCTGGCGAGCATGAAGTCTCTTACCCATCTTGGGGGTTGCCTACCGGTGTTTACCTCCTCAGGATGGAAACGCCGAACTCGACGGCGACTCAGACCGTAAAGATACTAAGATGAACGTTAAGAAGTGTCTGTCCGCTCTCCTCGTTCTGCTCGGCTGTATCATTGCGCGGGCGGAAGACATAGACGGAAGCATCTTCTACATGGACACCAACAGGACATATTACCTACATACGCCACCGCAGTACGACGGCATCACGGCTGTGCCGCTCGTTATCAATATGCATTTCTACGGTGGATCCGGGCACTACCAGGCTTCGGCCTCAGGAATGAACGCGAAGTCCGACGCCGAGGGATTCATTGTGGTTTATCCTGACGCCTATGGGTTTCCGCCCAGCTGGAAAATGGACATCGATTTAGGTTTCATATCCAACCTCATGGACTCCCTCATAGCGGATTACTCCATCGACACGCTAAGGATATTCGCTGCCGGTTATTCGAACGGCGCTTTTATGGCTCACGTTCTTGCATGCAATTTATCATCGAGGATTGCGGCAGCCGCATTCGTTTCAGGAGGACTCATGATAACGGACTGGTCGGAGTTCAAGCTAGAGCGTGCGATATCTACCATGCATTTCCATGCCCGCAACGACCCGGTCCTACCTTATTACGGAGACGAGTATTATGCGCCTGTAGAGGATATGGTTTCAAGCTGGGCTGGAGTAAACGGATGCGAAACAGGACCAGACAGCTTTTACGGCCCCACCGGAGCCTTGCGCCAGAGATGGTCCAATCAAGAGAACGATATGGAAATTATTCTCTGGTCAACCGATAACGCCGATCACGGATGGCCTCAGGATACTAATGCCTACAAGATATCGGCAAACGATGAGATGTGGGATTTCTTCGTCGCTCACCCGCTCCCTCCCCATCAATCGATAGACGAGAAACCTCTATCCCCGGGGCATCCGGCGACCCTAGAACATCGAACCATTTCCCGTAATTCCTTGATTATTCGTTTTGCCCTCCCGAAAAGAGAAAGTGTCTACCCTCAGATATTCGATGCATCGGGCAGAAGGTGCATGTTTCCTTTCGAAGTCGTCCGCGAAGCCGGGGAATGCCGCGTAATACTCGATATCTCTAATGCAGGAAGCGGCGTTTACTTTTGCAGAATCATCACCCCTTCCCGCGCGTTTTCAGGCAGTTTTGTCGTAATCCATTGAATCTTTGAAAAGCAGAGGGCCGCATTGCGGCCCTCTGCTCAATTTTCAAAAGCGCTTAATCCACGGGTACTTCTATGCGGTACGGCATAAGGTAGAGGATGTTTTCATCAAGCCACGAGGGAAGGTCCCCGAGGTCGATGAGGGCGCCATCCATCGCCTTCTCGAGATCGAACATAGGCTTCGGTTTTGGATATACGGCGACCTTGCAGTTTTCAGGAAGCTTCGCCATTTTCCGGGCCTCGGCTAGCGCGTCCATGAGACCGCCGACCTTGTCGACAAGACCGACAATAACTCCATCCGTTCCGGACCATATCCGTCCGCGCGCCACGGAGTCCACCTGTTCAAATGTCATCTTGCGGCCCTCGGCGACCCGGCTGACGAATTCGCTGTAGCCCTGGTCCATCAGTTTCTGCATAAGTTCTGATTCCTTTTCGTCGAAGGGTCTCAAATCCGAGAACATGTCGGAGTGGGGATACAGTTTTACGGCTTCCATGTTTATCCCGAGTTTATCGTAGAGGCCTTTGGAGACGAATTTTCCGCCAAGGATGCCTATAGAACCGGTCACCGTGGTCGCATCTGCGAATATCTTCGCGCCGGGCGCGGCTATGTAGTATCCGCCCGAACCTGCCACGCCGCCCATCGATACTATCACCGGTTTGACCGAAGCAAGTTCGGTGAGCGCCCTGTTGATTATCTCTGAAGCTAGCGCTGAGCCGCCGCCGGAGTTTATCCTGAATACGACCGCCTTTGCTTTTTTATCGTCTTTGATCTTTTGCAGAAGCTCCGCAATCGTGGTTGACCCCATCTGTTTGCCTCCGAGTAGCGGTATGGGGACCGGGTTAGTGCTCGACTTGCCTGTGACGATGTCGCCCTCGGCAATCACGAGGGCGATTTCGGAAAGACCAATCGTTTGTTCTCCTTTGTCCTCGTCCACCCATGCCCTAGGGACTTCTTTTGGCTCATCGGACAGCTTTGAGAACTTCGAGCGCTCGACCCTTGAACCGAATTCGAGCTTTAGCAGGCTGTCGAGTTCGAGTGCGTAGCAGCAAGTGTCCACAAGACCAAGCGCATATGCCGTATCCGCGGTAATGAATATTCGCTCGTTCATGTAGGATTCAAAATCCGCGCGCGCGATGCCGCGGTCACGTTCGATAGCGCCCAGCACCTCGTCGTAGATACTTGCAAGGTATGCCTTTGTCTGTTCCCTGTCCTCCTTTGAGGCTTCAGAATTCTCGAACAATTCGTATGCCGCTTTGTATTCGCCTACCCTGTAAAACTCGGGCTCTATGCCCAGTTTATTGAGGGTTCCCTTGATGGTGAGCTTGGTCGAATAAAGACCGGTAAGCCCGATTTCACCCGTCGGAACAAGGATAATCTTGTCTGCAATCGAGGCAAGATAGTAGCTTCCGATGGAGTATCCCTCGGAGAAGGCTATTATCTTGAGTCCCTTCTCCTTGAGACCCTTGAGTTCTTTTCGGACCTCCTCCATCTGGTACAGCGAGATGTTGGCCTCCCTGAAATCGAGAAGGAGCCCCTTTATGTTCTTGCGGTCTCCAAGTTCTCTTATCTCACAGAGCAGATCATAGAAAGTCTTTGTTTTCTTCATTGAAAAGTCAATCTCTGCGAGAGAGAAGCCCTTGGCCTGAGGTTCTTCGGAACGACCCTGGGGAGTCCATTCCACTATCTCCGGTCCGGGCTTCGTGAACTTGATGCCCGGGTACTTGGGGAAGGAGAAGCTCAAATCTATGCCTGCGCCTAGCTGATTCTGGGCATATGAGAGGCCGAATCCTCTCAGCTTAACGTTACCGAAGGAAAGCTCGACCCCTCCTCCCCATCGAGGATCTACCGTTGCATCGAACGGCTGGGTATAGCTTGCATACAAGAGAACGCCCGAAACCGGCTCAACGCCTATGCCGGCCTTCAAATCCCTTAATCCCGCCTTGTAGGAAAGATCCGAAAAGACCGTGACCCTGTCAGTGAACGGTCTGAATCCGAGTCCTACGGTTGCTCCAAGCGTGTCTCCCGTTTCAAGCGTTCCTCCCAGCGCCATCCAGTTAAAAGGATTCGCCTGAAGACCGAATCGCCAGAATCTCTGTTCACCGAGGAAATACGCGGCGCCGAGCCTTAACCTCTTTCCAAGTGGAAGACCTAGACCTGCAGTAAATGTTCCTGTCGAGTCTCCTGAGCGGTATCCCAAACCGAAGATTCCGGCGCTCAAATCGACGCCGAAATCGAGATTTCCGTCCTGATAAAGCCCCAAGGCGCGAAGCTCAGAGCCCATATAATGCATAGCCCGTCCGGCCGGATTTGACCAGATGGCGTCTGCACGCTCCGCAAAACTGACTGATTCTCCTGTAAAGCCCGAAAACAAGGCAATCATCGATAAAATTGTCAACATCTAGCCTCCAATGGTTTTTTCTGTTTGTATAACACAAAGACGACGAAGAAACTATCTAAGTTTCATTTCAAGCTAAGTTCCTTCTCTCTAAAACCTTACAACGATATTTCAAATGATTCTCAATAAAGTTGACAGCCTGTGGTTAATAGGTATAATTGCCACACCAACTACCTTGGAGGAACCATGAAAAATATCGTTGGTATTCTTGCATCAATTCCTGTTTTGCTTTTCGGCATTGATCTTACTGAGTACAAGGTTCCGAAGACAAGCGGGCAGGTTTTATCGACAGGAGTAAATTACCACTTTGGAATGATTGACGGGTCTGTTGTCTCCCATTTCGGGAATTTTTCTTTGAACTTCGAGCGTTTCCAGGCGGATATTCCGTGGAGTTATGACCTCAACCTTTTCGGCAATCTCTACGGCAATTTCCTTCCGAAGGATACAGCTTCAACCGACTCAACGAAGCAGATAAACTACCAAGTTCAATGGCAGGCCAAATACAACAGATATATCATATCAGGCATGAACCTGTTGGCCTTCGGAAAGCTGGACGGCGATATAACCACCGCATATGACCTTCCGGCGACCAGGGCAACGATAGGCATTGGGTACGGAAGATTCGTTAATTCGACTCCTCTTCTCCGCGCTCTGCGCATAGAAGAAGAGATGCTGAAGCAGGGTGTGCTTGTAGACAGCATGCCCACGGGAACCCTTCTCAAATTCGCAGGAGAACTTTCCTCCGAGGCCATAAAAACCTACAAAGAAAAGTACTATTACTGGGAGAAGGAGTACTACAGCGCGCTTGAAAGGATACTCAAGGAGTCGAACTACCTGAAGAACTCCGAACTAGGCAGCGCCGGATCCCTGATAGTCAAAGACATTATGGAAGAATATATGTCTCCGAGGTATTACGGATACGAGGCGAATCTCGGAGTGGGCTACGATCTTCTGCCCGCTTATACCGACGCAGGCCGCGCCGCTTTCGCGAGCGTCTCCTTTGACTATTCCAGGCCATTGGGGCTCAGGAGCCAGCTCATCGAGAAGTCGAATCTTCGTCTCCCGTTCACGGGCGGGAAGTTCGGAAACGAGATACACGGCAGCCTACTTGTGTCGGCATCCTATGAAATGAACTCTGTCGATCTCATAGGAACCTATCAGCTCAAGGCGGACAGGGTCACGCTCGATAATACAGGCAATTACACGCTCGTTCTGCAGAACCAGATAAACGGCACCGTCGCTTTCGTTCTTGTGGACAGGCTTATAATGTCCAACAGCATCACGCTTACGCAATCGACCCTCGCCCAAGGTCTATCCGCAGAGTTTTCAAGCACATTGAGTTACAGGTTCTTCTAAAAGGCAGTCTTACAAAAGTGTTTAATCCAACACGAGGTCCCCTTTGATAAAAGGGGACCTTTTTATTGGAGTGTAAAGCTATGAAGAAAGAGCACGAAGATAATCAGTCCGCTCAACAAAAGGAATCGAAAAAATTTATCAGCTACTACTGGGCGGAGCTGAAAAAGCTCCTGAATCCAGCAGGACCGCTTGTCATTTCTGCCGTATACAGCTTCGTGATGATATTTCCACGCTATCACCGCGACCTTTTCAGATTCAACCTTTTCCCTGAGGCTAGAATTGCCGAGATACTTGCGATTGACGGTCTGTGGTACATGCTTCTGCCGCTGTTGACCATCCTTGTCATCTTCCTT
It contains:
- the gltA gene encoding NADPH-dependent glutamate synthase, whose product is MADTKIPRQDIPKQTPEERRKNFNEVALGYTQELAKLEAERCIQCKKPFCVQGCPVEIDIPVFIKFIKDGDFAGALAKIRETNLLPGVCGRVCPQEEQCEKLCILGKKFEPVAIGRLERFVADWEIRQGKMEIPHIASPTGRKVAVVGSGPGGLTVAADLAKLGHKVTLFEALHKPGGVLVYGIPEFRLPKSIVARECELLSKIGVEIVTDFVVGRTSTVDELFEQGFEACYLGLGAGLPWFMNILGENLAGVYSANEYLTRINLMKAYLFPEYDTPIRVGDRVAVVGGGNVAMDAVRSSIRMGAKEAYIIYRRSRQELPARLEEIENAEEEGVIFQFLVNPVRYIGDETGRVRQIELLKMELGEPDASGRRRPVPVEGSEYKIDIDTVVVAIGNGANPLVPGTTPGLDTNKWGNIIADEETGKTTKKAVWAGGDIVTGAATVILAMGAGRKAARSMHEYLTTGNW
- the sppA gene encoding signal peptide peptidase SppA, with the translated sequence MLTILSMIALFSGFTGESVSFAERADAIWSNPAGRAMHYMGSELRALGLYQDGNLDFGVDLSAGIFGLGYRSGDSTGTFTAGLGLPLGKRLRLGAAYFLGEQRFWRFGLQANPFNWMALGGTLETGDTLGATVGLGFRPFTDRVTVFSDLSYKAGLRDLKAGIGVEPVSGVLLYASYTQPFDATVDPRWGGGVELSFGNVKLRGFGLSYAQNQLGAGIDLSFSFPKYPGIKFTKPGPEIVEWTPQGRSEEPQAKGFSLAEIDFSMKKTKTFYDLLCEIRELGDRKNIKGLLLDFREANISLYQMEEVRKELKGLKEKGLKIIAFSEGYSIGSYYLASIADKIILVPTGEIGLTGLYSTKLTIKGTLNKLGIEPEFYRVGEYKAAYELFENSEASKEDREQTKAYLASIYDEVLGAIERDRGIARADFESYMNERIFITADTAYALGLVDTCCYALELDSLLKLEFGSRVERSKFSKLSDEPKEVPRAWVDEDKGEQTIGLSEIALVIAEGDIVTGKSSTNPVPIPLLGGKQMGSTTIAELLQKIKDDKKAKAVVFRINSGGGSALASEIINRALTELASVKPVIVSMGGVAGSGGYYIAAPGAKIFADATTVTGSIGILGGKFVSKGLYDKLGINMEAVKLYPHSDMFSDLRPFDEKESELMQKLMDQGYSEFVSRVAEGRKMTFEQVDSVARGRIWSGTDGVIVGLVDKVGGLMDALAEARKMAKLPENCKVAVYPKPKPMFDLEKAMDGALIDLGDLPSWLDENILYLMPYRIEVPVD
- a CDS encoding T9SS type A sorting domain-containing protein; protein product: MMTSDGKLRTYLLHTPPGYDGQEGLSLVLNLHFYGGTGEAQAAVTGMSGKADAENFIVVYPDGLGSPAGWNDYDSLFVRELIDTVCSRYAVDSTRIYMTGYSAGALMSYWMACKLSGRIAAFAPVAGTMLTYDWSGCYPDKPLSIISFNARDDQLVPYAGDGEYLKGVENTMADWANRLECDIGPDTFYNEQGALRQTWSRPDSTCELALWTTDEGDHMWPTDSSPHKLSANDLMWEFFKTHPLTDWKPGVEEARPEVTDYPLVELDPNNPYLTGKSAAIRFSLPEPGYVRIDIFDALGRRVAVALEGIVDKGEHKLNFVSENIRSGVYFYRLSTLQGTQTKKIIVVK
- a CDS encoding AraC family transcriptional regulator, which gives rise to MPGSWVKKQREYNTRLNRTLYYIEHNLDRELSLEVVSKVSGFSSFHFHRIFRAMIGETLSDYVKRLRLERAAILLEHNPFRSVTEIALDCGFSSSSNFARAFKERFGVSATEWREGESIKFRKIRNEQSKKRKADSNMREDLSPSAPYNPHTKLKMRKEHVMKVEVKQMPEIHIAYVRCMKGYSGPGIAEAWEKVCRWAGARGLIGSQTKFIGISYDDPDVTPQDKCRYDACVSVPKGTEPDGEINVTSIPAGRYAVSRFEGQPQDIKPAYDFLYGRWMPDSGFQPGDSPCLEIYLNDPKTDPKGRHVFEMCIPVKPL